The following are encoded together in the Panthera leo isolate Ple1 chromosome B4, P.leo_Ple1_pat1.1, whole genome shotgun sequence genome:
- the LOC122224483 gene encoding olfactory receptor 10AD1-like: MRPQMVDLRNGSTVTEFILVGFEQSSSSTRALLFALFLALYGLAMAMNGLIIFITWTDPRLNSPMYFFLGHLSFLDVCFITTTIPQMLIHLVVKNHTVSFASCLTQMYLVFCVGVAECILLAFMAYDRYVAICHPLSYAQIMSQHVCVRLVSTAWFFGLINGIFLEYMSFRNPFCRDNHIENFFCEAPIVIALSCGDPQFSLKMIFADAIVVLLSPMVLIVISYARILASILGRTSSSGRGKTFSTCASHLTVVIFFYTSAMFSYMNPRSTHGPDKDKPFSLLYTIITPMCNPIIYSFRNKEVKGAMVRALGRTSLAQAESI; the protein is encoded by the coding sequence GCCGCAGATGGTGGACCTAAGGAATGGGAGCACAGTGACAGAGTTTATCCTCGTGGGCTTTGAGCAGAGCTCCTCTTCCACTCGGGCATTGCTCTTTGCCCTCTTCCTAGCCCTCTACGGCCTTGCCATGGCCATGAATGGcctcatcatcttcatcacctgGACAGACCCCAGACTCAACagccccatgtacttcttccttggCCATCTGTCCTTCCTGGATGTCTgcttcatcaccaccaccatcccacAGATGCTAATCCACCTGGTGGTCAAGAACCACACTGTCTCCTTTGCCTCCTGCTTGACCCAGATGTACCTGGTCTTCTGTGTGGGTGTAGCCGAGTGCATCCTCTTGGCTTTTATGGCCTATGACCGTTACGTTGCTATCTGCCACCCACTCAGTTACGCCCAGATCATGAGCCAGCATGTCTGTGTGAGGCTGGTGAGTACTGCCTGGTTCTTTGGGCTGATCAATGGCATCTTTCTTGAGTATATGTCATTCCGGAATCCCTTCTGCAGAGACAACCACATAGAAAACTTCTTCTGTGAGGCCCCCATAGTGATTGCCCTCTCTTGTGGAGACCCCCAGTTTAGCCTGAAAATGATCTTTGCCGATGCCATCGTGGTGCTGCTCAGCCCCATGGTGCTCATTGTTATCTCCTACGCCCGCATCCTGGCCTCCATCCTTGGCAGAACCTCCTCCTCAGGTCGGGGGAAGACCTTCTCTACTTGTGCCTCCCATCTGACTGTGGTCATCTTTTTCTATACCTCAGCCATGTTCTCTTACATGAATCCTCGCAGCACACACGGCCCTGACAAAGACaagcctttctcccttctctacaCCATCATCACCCCCATGTGCAACCCCATCATCTATAGTTTTCGAAACAAGGAAGTGAAGGGGGCCATGGTGAGGGCCCTTGGGAGGACCAGCCTGGCCCAGGCAGAATCTATCTAG